Proteins encoded in a region of the Cupriavidus pauculus genome:
- a CDS encoding dihydroorotase: MKIHIQGGRLIDPAANIDAAQDLYIAAGKIVGVGRAPADFNANKTIDAKGLIVCPGLVELSARLREPGYEYKATLESEVSAATAGGVTSLVCPPDTDPVLDEPGLVEMLKFRARTLNQTHVYPLGALTVGLKGESLTEMGQLTEAGCVGFSQAEEPIRDTKVLQRAMQYAQTFGFTLWLRPEDPFLGGGVAASGAVASRLGLSGVSVIAETVRLHTIFELMRATGARVHLCRLSSAAGIELVRQARKEGLPVTCDVNIHHVSLTDMDIGFFNSQMRFTPPLRGARDRDAIVAGLADGTIDALTSDHTPVDDDEKLLPFAEATPGATGLELLLPLTLRWANEHKVPLVKALARITSEPARVIGLDAGSLLTGNAADICVFDPKQVWKVEGKSLKSQGKNTPWLGYEMEGRVRMTLVGGQVVYEAR, translated from the coding sequence ATGAAAATTCATATCCAGGGTGGCCGCCTGATCGATCCGGCCGCGAACATCGACGCCGCGCAGGATCTCTATATCGCCGCCGGCAAGATCGTCGGGGTGGGCCGCGCGCCCGCCGACTTCAACGCCAACAAGACCATCGATGCCAAAGGGCTGATCGTGTGCCCCGGGCTCGTCGAGCTGTCGGCGCGCCTGCGCGAGCCGGGCTACGAATACAAGGCCACGCTCGAGTCGGAAGTCTCCGCCGCGACGGCCGGTGGCGTGACGAGCCTCGTGTGCCCGCCCGATACCGATCCCGTGCTCGACGAACCGGGCCTCGTGGAGATGCTCAAGTTTCGCGCGCGCACGCTGAACCAGACGCACGTGTATCCGCTGGGCGCGCTGACCGTCGGCCTCAAGGGCGAGTCCCTGACCGAGATGGGCCAGCTGACCGAAGCCGGCTGCGTGGGCTTCAGCCAGGCCGAGGAGCCGATCCGGGACACCAAGGTGCTGCAGCGCGCGATGCAGTACGCGCAGACGTTCGGCTTCACGCTCTGGCTGCGTCCCGAGGATCCGTTCCTCGGCGGCGGCGTGGCCGCCAGCGGTGCCGTGGCCTCGCGGCTCGGCCTGTCGGGCGTATCGGTCATCGCCGAGACCGTTCGGCTGCATACGATCTTCGAACTGATGCGCGCCACGGGCGCGCGCGTGCACCTGTGCCGGCTGTCGTCGGCCGCGGGCATCGAACTCGTGCGCCAGGCGCGCAAGGAAGGGCTGCCCGTGACGTGCGACGTGAACATTCATCACGTGTCGCTGACGGACATGGACATCGGCTTCTTCAACAGCCAGATGCGCTTCACGCCGCCGCTGCGCGGCGCGCGCGACCGCGATGCGATCGTCGCCGGGCTGGCCGACGGCACCATCGACGCGCTGACGTCGGACCACACGCCAGTGGACGACGACGAGAAGCTGCTGCCATTCGCCGAGGCCACCCCGGGTGCGACGGGCCTGGAACTGCTGCTGCCCCTGACGCTGCGCTGGGCGAACGAGCACAAGGTGCCGCTGGTCAAGGCGCTCGCGCGCATCACGAGCGAACCGGCACGCGTGATCGGCCTCGACGCGGGCTCGCTGCTCACGGGCAATGCGGCCGATATCTGCGTGTTCGACCCGAAGCAGGTGTGGAAGGTCGAAGGCAAGTCGCTGAAGAGCCAGGGCAAGAACACGCCGTGGCTCGGCTACGAGATGGAAGGCCGCGTGCGCATGACGCTCGTCGGCGGTCAGGTCGTGTACGAGGCGCGCTGA
- a CDS encoding aspartate carbamoyltransferase catalytic subunit, producing the protein MTKMFRNPQLTKNGELKHLLSIEGLSRDMITHILDTASQFVSLSDSDRDVKKVPLLRGKSVFNLFFENSTRTRTTFEIAAKRLSADVLNLNINASSTSKGESLLDTINNLSAMSADMFVVRHASSGAPYLIAEHVAPHVHVINAGDGRHAHPTQGLLDMYTIRHFKKDFTNLTVAIVGDILHSRVARSDIHALTTLGVPEVRAIGPRTLLPSGLEQMGVRVFHNMEEGLKGVDVVIMLRLQNERMSGALLPSAQEYFKAYGLTPERLALAKPDAIVMHPGPMNRGVEIDSAVADGKQSVILNQVTFGIAVRMAVMGIVAGNND; encoded by the coding sequence ATGACCAAGATGTTCCGCAACCCGCAGCTGACCAAGAACGGTGAGCTCAAGCACCTGCTGTCGATCGAAGGACTGTCGCGTGACATGATCACGCACATCCTCGATACCGCCAGCCAGTTCGTCTCGCTCTCGGACTCCGACCGCGACGTCAAAAAGGTGCCGCTGCTGCGCGGCAAGAGCGTGTTCAACCTGTTCTTCGAGAACTCCACGCGCACGCGCACGACGTTCGAGATCGCCGCCAAGCGGCTGTCCGCGGACGTGCTGAACCTGAACATCAACGCGTCCTCGACCAGCAAGGGCGAGTCGCTGCTCGACACCATCAACAACCTGTCGGCGATGTCGGCGGACATGTTCGTGGTGCGCCATGCGAGCTCGGGCGCGCCGTACCTGATTGCCGAGCACGTGGCGCCGCACGTCCACGTGATCAACGCCGGCGACGGGCGCCACGCGCACCCGACGCAGGGCCTGCTGGACATGTACACCATCCGGCATTTCAAGAAAGACTTTACGAACCTGACCGTGGCCATCGTCGGCGACATCCTGCACTCGCGGGTCGCGCGCTCGGACATCCATGCGCTGACCACGCTCGGCGTGCCGGAAGTGCGCGCGATCGGGCCGCGCACGCTGCTGCCGTCGGGTCTCGAGCAGATGGGTGTCCGTGTGTTCCACAACATGGAGGAAGGCCTCAAGGGCGTGGACGTGGTGATCATGCTGCGGCTGCAGAACGAACGCATGAGCGGCGCGCTGCTGCCTTCCGCGCAGGAATACTTCAAGGCCTACGGCCTGACGCCCGAGCGCCTGGCGCTGGCGAAACCCGATGCGATCGTGATGCATCCGGGCCCGATGAACCGCGGCGTGGAGATCGACTCCGCCGTGGCGGACGGCAAGCAGTCCGTGATCCTGAACCAGGTGACGTTCGGCATCGCGGTCCGCATGGCCGTCATGGGCATCGTCGCAGGAAACAACGATTAA
- the pyrR gene encoding bifunctional pyr operon transcriptional regulator/uracil phosphoribosyltransferase PyrR — protein MTQTSTPDAEALYHALRDQAQALMPSADRAHWSIAGIYSGGAWIAERLAADLKLGEHGVINVAFHRDDYAKKGLHSQAEPTTLPFSVQDRNILLIDDVLATGRTIRAAVNELFDYGRPARVALAVLADRGGRELPFAADFASATVEVPAHSTLVLSRAGEGAATRFSFATEARA, from the coding sequence ATGACACAGACCTCCACCCCCGACGCCGAGGCGCTCTACCATGCGCTGCGCGACCAGGCCCAGGCGCTGATGCCATCCGCGGACCGCGCGCACTGGTCGATCGCCGGCATCTACTCGGGCGGCGCCTGGATTGCCGAGCGCCTGGCCGCGGACCTGAAGCTCGGCGAGCACGGCGTGATCAACGTGGCATTCCACCGCGACGACTACGCCAAGAAGGGCCTGCACAGCCAGGCCGAGCCGACCACGCTGCCCTTCTCGGTGCAGGACCGCAATATCCTGCTGATCGACGATGTGCTGGCCACGGGCCGCACGATCCGCGCCGCCGTCAACGAACTGTTCGACTATGGCCGCCCCGCGCGCGTCGCGCTGGCCGTGCTGGCCGACCGTGGCGGCCGCGAGCTGCCGTTTGCCGCCGACTTCGCGTCCGCCACCGTCGAGGTGCCGGCGCACAGCACGCTGGTGCTGTCGCGGGCGGGCGAGGGCGCGGCCACGCGCTTCTCGTTCGCCACCGAGGCACGCGCCTGA
- the ruvX gene encoding Holliday junction resolvase RuvX: MPELAGADIPRDGTVLAFDYGEKKIGVALGNFVTRQARALQIVPNITVEARFDAVSELIREWAPVRLVVGLPVNPDAEPGAPEQPSMRLARRFGNQLNGRYGLPVTWVDERYSSRMAAMGGARRGALDAEAARIILQQYFDELPL, from the coding sequence ATGCCTGAGCTGGCGGGGGCCGACATCCCCCGCGACGGCACGGTGCTCGCCTTCGATTACGGCGAAAAGAAAATAGGCGTGGCATTGGGCAATTTCGTGACCCGCCAGGCCCGCGCGCTGCAGATCGTCCCCAATATCACCGTCGAGGCCCGCTTCGACGCCGTCTCCGAACTGATCCGCGAATGGGCGCCCGTGCGGCTCGTGGTCGGCCTGCCGGTCAACCCCGACGCCGAGCCCGGCGCGCCGGAGCAGCCCTCGATGCGGCTGGCCCGCCGCTTCGGCAACCAGCTGAACGGGCGCTACGGCCTGCCGGTCACGTGGGTCGATGAACGCTATTCGTCGCGCATGGCCGCCATGGGCGGCGCGCGGCGCGGCGCCCTCGATGCCGAGGCCGCCCGTATCATCCTGCAACAGTATTTCGACGAGCTTCCCCTATGA
- a CDS encoding YqgE/AlgH family protein, with product MEIMAKPEVTSINLTNQFLIAMPGMADPTFSGSVVYLCEHNERGALGLVINRPIDIDMATLFDKIDLKLEIQPVAHQPVYFGGPVQTERGFVLHDPVGVYVSSLAVPGGLEMTTSKDVLEAVANGSGPHRFLLTLGYAGWGAGQLEEELSRNGWLTVQADPEIIFSVPPEERFAAAVRLLGIDVTMLSGEAGHA from the coding sequence ATGGAAATCATGGCGAAGCCCGAAGTCACCTCGATCAATCTCACCAATCAGTTCCTGATTGCCATGCCCGGCATGGCCGATCCGACCTTTTCGGGTTCCGTTGTCTACCTTTGCGAGCACAACGAGCGTGGCGCGCTCGGCCTGGTGATCAACCGGCCGATCGATATCGACATGGCCACGCTGTTCGACAAGATCGACCTCAAGCTCGAAATCCAGCCCGTGGCGCACCAGCCCGTCTACTTCGGCGGCCCCGTTCAGACCGAGCGGGGCTTTGTGCTGCACGACCCCGTGGGCGTCTATGTCTCGTCGCTGGCGGTACCGGGCGGGCTCGAGATGACGACCTCCAAGGACGTGCTCGAAGCCGTGGCCAACGGCAGCGGGCCGCACCGGTTCCTGCTCACGCTCGGCTACGCCGGGTGGGGCGCCGGCCAGCTCGAGGAAGAACTGAGCCGCAACGGCTGGCTCACGGTTCAGGCCGATCCCGAAATCATCTTCAGCGTGCCGCCCGAAGAGCGCTTCGCGGCCGCGGTGCGCCTGCTGGGCATCGATGTCACGATGCTGTCCGGAGAGGCCGGGCATGCCTGA
- a CDS encoding pseudouridine synthase yields the protein MTLDRILQSQGFGTRRYCGDLIAAGLVEVNGELCEDPRANFEVDGLRLTVDGEEWLACTKAYLMLNKPTGYECSQRPRHHPSVYTLLPVPLRLREVQAVGRLDHDTTGLLLLTDDGQFIHAQTSPKKMVPKVYEVTTAEPVTEAQVEALRTGVQLDDEPAPLAADACEATGERSLRLTLLQGKYHQVKRMVAAAGNHVEALHRSAIGGLALDPSLAPGEWRWLTAEDLAALRPA from the coding sequence ATGACACTCGATCGAATTTTGCAATCCCAGGGCTTTGGCACGCGCCGCTACTGTGGCGACCTGATCGCCGCCGGGCTGGTCGAGGTCAACGGCGAACTGTGCGAGGACCCGCGCGCGAACTTCGAGGTGGACGGCCTGCGGCTGACCGTCGATGGCGAGGAATGGCTCGCCTGCACCAAGGCCTACCTGATGCTCAACAAGCCCACGGGCTACGAGTGCTCGCAGCGGCCGCGCCATCATCCAAGTGTGTACACGCTCTTGCCGGTGCCCTTGCGCCTGCGGGAAGTCCAGGCGGTCGGCCGGCTCGACCACGACACCACGGGCCTGCTGCTGCTGACCGACGACGGCCAGTTCATCCACGCGCAGACCTCGCCCAAGAAGATGGTGCCCAAGGTCTACGAGGTCACCACGGCCGAGCCGGTTACCGAGGCGCAGGTCGAAGCCCTGCGGACGGGCGTCCAGCTGGACGACGAACCGGCCCCGCTGGCGGCCGACGCGTGCGAGGCCACGGGCGAGCGCAGCCTGCGCCTCACGCTGCTGCAGGGCAAGTACCATCAGGTCAAGCGCATGGTCGCCGCGGCCGGCAACCATGTGGAGGCCCTGCACCGGAGCGCGATCGGCGGGCTGGCGCTCGACCCGTCGCTGGCGCCGGGGGAATGGCGCTGGCTGACCGCGGAAGACCTCGCCGCGCTGCGCCCGGCATGA
- a CDS encoding cryptochrome/photolyase family protein gives MPSSRSPSTPASRLPYRIDRRFARGLVWFRRDLRADDHAALHYALKHCTRVWCVFVFDREILDPLLERGCRADRRIEFILQSLAPLKATLEAAGGGLIVLDAAARKAIPKLAAELEVEAVFTNHDYEPSANARDAAVRDTLAGDSRLLFTFKDQVIFEADEVLTGQGSPFSVFTPYKNAWLRTVQPFDLRPYPIEPYLGALAPVPREWQHALPTLKDLGFADSNLAEVAMPTGSEGAHALFEDFLDRIGDYERQRNFPAVRGPSYLSVHLRFGTISIRTLARAAHEMVLRGGAAAPGAAVWLSELIWRDFYFMILHHHPRVAEGKSFHPEYDKLRWVDAPTGDRYFEAWCAARTGYPLVDAAMLQIAQSGYMHNRLRMIAASFLIKDLGVDWRRGEQYFADQLNDFDFSANNGGWQWAASTGCDAQPYFRIFNPITQSEKFDPEGRFIRKYLPVLAKLPQKYIHAPWTAPEHVLAEAGVKLGDNYPRPIVQHDVARAETLERYGVVKGKASGRLPSP, from the coding sequence ATGCCCAGTTCTCGTTCCCCATCGACTCCCGCCAGCCGGCTGCCCTACCGGATCGATCGCCGGTTCGCGCGCGGCCTGGTCTGGTTCCGCCGCGACCTGCGCGCCGACGACCATGCGGCGCTGCATTATGCCCTCAAGCACTGCACGCGGGTGTGGTGCGTGTTCGTCTTCGACCGCGAGATCCTCGATCCGCTGCTGGAGCGCGGGTGCCGCGCCGACCGCCGCATCGAGTTCATCCTCCAGTCGCTGGCGCCGCTCAAGGCCACGCTCGAGGCGGCCGGCGGCGGGCTGATCGTGCTCGATGCCGCCGCGCGCAAGGCCATCCCGAAGCTGGCCGCGGAACTCGAGGTCGAGGCCGTCTTCACGAACCACGACTACGAACCGTCGGCCAATGCGCGCGACGCGGCCGTGCGGGACACGCTGGCCGGCGACTCGCGGCTGTTGTTCACGTTCAAGGATCAGGTCATTTTCGAGGCCGACGAGGTGCTGACCGGGCAAGGTTCGCCGTTCTCGGTCTTTACGCCTTACAAGAACGCGTGGCTGCGCACGGTGCAGCCGTTCGACCTGCGGCCCTATCCGATCGAGCCGTATCTCGGCGCGCTGGCCCCCGTGCCCCGCGAATGGCAGCACGCGCTGCCGACGCTGAAGGACCTCGGCTTTGCCGACAGCAACCTGGCCGAGGTGGCCATGCCCACCGGCAGCGAGGGTGCGCACGCGCTGTTCGAGGATTTTCTCGACCGCATCGGCGACTACGAGCGGCAGCGCAATTTCCCGGCGGTGCGCGGGCCGAGCTACCTGTCCGTGCATCTGCGCTTCGGCACGATCTCCATCCGCACACTGGCCCGCGCCGCGCACGAGATGGTGCTGCGCGGGGGCGCCGCGGCGCCCGGTGCCGCGGTCTGGCTGTCGGAACTGATCTGGCGCGACTTCTACTTCATGATCCTGCACCACCATCCGCGTGTGGCCGAGGGCAAGTCGTTCCATCCCGAGTACGACAAGCTGCGCTGGGTCGACGCGCCGACGGGCGATCGCTACTTCGAGGCCTGGTGCGCGGCGCGGACCGGCTATCCGCTCGTCGATGCCGCGATGCTGCAGATCGCGCAGAGCGGCTATATGCACAACCGGCTGCGCATGATCGCGGCCAGCTTCCTGATCAAGGACCTCGGCGTCGATTGGCGGCGCGGCGAGCAGTACTTCGCCGACCAGCTCAACGATTTCGATTTCTCGGCGAACAACGGCGGCTGGCAATGGGCCGCGTCAACGGGATGCGATGCGCAGCCGTACTTCCGCATTTTCAACCCGATCACCCAGTCCGAGAAATTCGATCCCGAGGGCCGCTTCATCCGGAAGTACCTGCCTGTGCTGGCGAAGCTGCCGCAGAAGTACATCCACGCTCCGTGGACCGCGCCCGAGCACGTGCTCGCCGAGGCGGGTGTGAAGCTGGGTGACAACTATCCGCGGCCGATCGTGCAGCACGACGTGGCGCGCGCGGAGACGCTGGAACGCTATGGGGTGGTGAAGGGGAAGGCTTCCGGCCGGCTGCCTTCCCCGTAA
- a CDS encoding heme biosynthesis protein HemY: MRLLFWVAVLFGGAVGLALFTQFNHSNVVLFYPPYRVELSLNLALALLLLAFFVAWTVLSTIRHLSEMPRRAAAYRERSRMSKAQAALRESIENLFAGRFARAERAARDAQAWPDQAQTAALIGARAAHRMQESDRRDVWMAQVTDPEREQARLVSMAELLVDARDAEGALETIAQLQAQGGRQIHVQRIALRAHQHLKNWSEVLRLARSLEKRNALHPVLALRLKQMAVEAMLEERRHDADALLYFWKSLSNEERRAVRIAEPAARYLSALGHQNEARRIVEDALKVNWDSRLVQRYADCAEPGRALPQIQQAEQWLAQHPNDADLYYTLGVLCLGQQLWGKAQSSFERALKYAEPEAQRRLRVRAHLALARLFEDTDRPDDAQRHYRESAMLAA, translated from the coding sequence ATGCGGCTCCTGTTCTGGGTAGCGGTCCTGTTCGGCGGCGCGGTGGGGCTCGCGCTGTTCACGCAGTTCAACCATAGCAACGTCGTCCTGTTCTATCCGCCGTATCGGGTGGAACTGTCGCTGAACCTTGCGCTGGCGTTGCTGCTGCTGGCGTTCTTCGTCGCGTGGACCGTCCTGTCGACGATCCGCCATCTGTCCGAGATGCCGCGCCGCGCCGCGGCCTATCGCGAGCGCAGCCGCATGAGCAAGGCGCAGGCCGCCTTGCGCGAGTCGATCGAGAACCTGTTTGCCGGCCGCTTCGCGCGGGCCGAACGCGCCGCGCGCGATGCGCAGGCGTGGCCCGACCAGGCCCAGACGGCGGCGCTGATCGGCGCGCGCGCGGCCCACCGCATGCAGGAGTCGGACCGCCGCGACGTCTGGATGGCGCAGGTCACCGATCCCGAGCGCGAACAGGCACGGCTGGTATCGATGGCGGAACTGCTCGTCGATGCGCGCGACGCCGAAGGCGCGCTCGAGACCATCGCGCAACTGCAGGCACAGGGCGGCCGCCAGATCCATGTGCAGCGCATCGCGCTGCGCGCGCACCAGCATCTGAAGAACTGGTCCGAGGTGCTGCGCCTGGCGCGCTCGCTCGAGAAGCGCAATGCGCTGCATCCGGTGCTCGCGCTGCGCCTCAAGCAGATGGCGGTCGAAGCGATGCTCGAGGAGCGCCGCCATGACGCCGACGCGCTGCTGTACTTCTGGAAATCGCTCTCGAACGAAGAACGCCGCGCGGTGCGCATCGCGGAACCCGCGGCGCGTTATCTCTCGGCGCTGGGCCATCAGAACGAGGCGCGCCGCATCGTCGAGGATGCGCTCAAGGTCAACTGGGACAGCCGGCTGGTGCAGCGCTACGCGGACTGCGCCGAACCGGGCCGCGCGCTCCCGCAGATCCAGCAGGCCGAGCAGTGGCTCGCGCAGCATCCCAACGATGCCGACCTGTACTACACGCTCGGCGTGCTGTGCCTCGGCCAGCAACTGTGGGGCAAGGCGCAGTCGAGCTTCGAGCGCGCGCTCAAGTACGCGGAGCCCGAAGCGCAGCGCCGTCTGCGCGTGCGCGCGCACCTCGCGCTCGCGCGGCTGTTCGAGGACACCGACCGTCCCGACGACGCGCAGCGGCACTACCGCGAAAGCGCGATGCTGGCGGCCTGA